ACATTATTAGGTTTATAAATATAATCTATACTACTAatcttcgtcttcctcctctcgatcGATCTGCTTGCCATTTCTGGAGTACTATATATATGTTGTGCGCCGCGGCATGCAACTTGGCGTCGCAAGCTCTGTCGTACGACTGGTGAGCTTGTATCCAATGTCAGTATGCCGCTTACCTTTTTTCCTCCTCGTACGTAGATGCCTTGCTTGCGCTCCTTCGCTTCTGCTGGGGGTGCATGTTTGCTTAGCCATTTTTCTTCTTTTCGGCTGATTCGCGGATGATTTTGCCAGCTGATCAGATCCGCGCacaagggcggcggcggccggccgcgccgggagcacgggGTGATGAAGGGCCCGGACAAGAGGAGCAGCACGCAGGCGAGCGCCGCGTTCCAGTCGCTGCGGCTCGTCTTCGTCCTCGCGACCGTCATGTGGGCGTCCTTCCTCTACTACCATTTCACCGTGCTCAGCGCCGGGGCGAGGAGGGCgacggtgctggacggcgccagCGCCGACCCGTGCCGGGGGCGGTACGTCTACGTGCACGACCTGCCGCCGCGCTTCAACGCCGACATCCTCCGGGGTTGCCAGAACACCAGCGACCAGTACCGCTGGCCCGACATGTGCGGTTTCATCAGCAACGCCGGCCTGGGCCGCGCGCTCGCCGACCCGCTCGACGGGGACTTCACCGGCGAGAACGGCTGGTACGGCACCCACCAGTTCGCGCTCGACGCCATCTTCCACAATCGGATGCGGCAGTACGAGTGCCTGACCACCCACTCCGCCCTCGCCAACGCCGTCTTCGTCCCCTTCTACGCCGGCTTCGACTTCGTCCGCTACCACTGGGGCTACGACAACGCCACCAGGGACGCCGCGTCCGTCGAGCTCACGGACTGGCTCATGCGCCGGCCGGAGTGGGCGCGCATGGGCGGGCGAGACCACTTCCTCGTCGCCGGCAGGACGGGGTTTGACTTCCGGCGGAGCAACAACATGAACCCGAGCTGGGGCACCGACCTGCTCAACATGCCGGGCGGGCGGGAGATGTCGGTGCTGGTGCTGGAGGTGTCACGCGTGCCGCATAGCCGGGAGTACGCCGTGCCGTACCCGACCTACTTCCACCCGAGgtccgacgccgacgtgcgccggtGGCAGGACAGGGTGCGCGGTCTGGAGCGCCGGTCGCTGATAGCGTTCGTCGGCGCGCCGCGGCCGGACAACCCGTACAACATCCGGCAGCAGATCATCGCGCAGTGCGAGGCCTCCGACGTGTGCCGCCTGCTGGGCTGCGGGTTCGGCACCAGCCAGTGCCACACCCCCGGCAACATCATGCGGCTGTTCCAGAGGGCCACCTTCTGCCTGCAGCCCCCCGGCGACTCGTACACGCGGCGGTCGGCGTTCGACTCCATGGTGGCCGGCTGCATCCCGGTGTTCTTCCACCCGGTGTCGGCGTATCTGCAGTACTGGTGGCACCTCCCGGTGCACCACGAAACGTACTCGGTGTTCATCCCGGAGGACGACGTGCGGTCGCGGAACGTGAGCATCGAGGCCGTGCTCCGGGCCATCCCGCCGGAGACGGTGGAGCGGATGCGGGACGAAGTGATCAAGATGATACCCAGGCTGGTGTACGCGGACCCAAGGTCGAAGCTGGAGACGGTGAAGGACGCCTTCGACGTCGCCGTCGAGGGGATCATCGACAAAGTGGCCAGGGCCCGGGCCGAGGCGGCCGCGGACGAGTCGTCGTTCAGTCACGCCATGGAGATGTTTGGGTTCCGGCGAAAATAAGTTACTCGTAGTACCAACCAAAATAGATGCATAATCCATTGACAGAATGTAGATCAAGTCGATATTATAATTTGTGGTATGTGCCACTCAATTTATTATACATACATCTTCTAATTTGTCATCTACAGTAATTGATTATAACAGTGCCAGAAGAAGCATCGTGGTGTGATCTTCATACTTGAGATTGATCTTCATATACTTGAGATGTGTCTGAGACTAAACTGATGGATTCGTTGTTTCAGAAGCTTCAGGTACAGCCCTGTGAATCTCAGACTGACTGAACTGATTTCATCAACTAATTATTTTTTCAGCGTTTGTTATTGGTAAATTGACTGAATTTACAACTCCGGACAATCGATTTTCCCGAGCCAGGAGTTACCTGGGGTCGAGGACGGCGTGGATGCGGTGTTGTCTGTAGAGGGGAGTCCGAGGTTCACTCGTTCGGACGggactcaccggagctggagAAGCGGCAGGGGATGGCCGAGGGCGACAGTTCATCGTCGGAGGTGACGGCTTAAGGAGGACGGGGCGACGCGGAGCACGGTGCTGGTGCTGGTTCTAAGGCAACTTACAAATATTTTAAGTTTTTGTCGTCCAGAGCATATACAGCCGGACCTCTCAAACCCATTTCATACGCCCTGACTGACAACCTGGTTACTGTCCGATCATAATTTTTTGACCCAGACGGGCCTctcaaatatggggcggatatgcgGACGTCCGGGCACACCCGCCATGTCGGACCCGACAGCCCAACCTCACCCCAAATTGCACCAAATCCACCCCGAAGACCAGCCAGATCGATTTCCtatctcctctcttcttcctcctccgcgTCGTCCGTCTCGCGCGCCGCCGCTGCGCCCGCTCCGCAGCTGTTCCCAGGCTCTCCGCCGCAAGCTCCGGAAGGGCCCTCCCGTCCTCGCCGCGGAGGACGTCGTCGCCGGCCCGTACGCCACCGTGGTACGTCCGATAACTCTCCGGCTCCGCCTTGCGCTTGATGTGTTCGACACATTGTTCGGCCGGATTTTTTGTGAGTTTGTTAGATAAAACGATGGATTCCGATGCTTCGTCGGACGAGGAGTATGGAACGGCGGATCTTGACCAAATGATTCAAGATGAGTTCTTCGATTCGTCAGATTCGGACGAAGAAGTGGACATAATCATGCTCATGAGCATGCAAGAGGAAATGGACCGGCAAGTGAAGCATATTCTCAACTTCAAGGGCTCAATCAAAGGGAGAAGAGTGATCAACCGAGACAGGGTGTCCGGAGCAAAGCTACTGCACAAGGACAACTTTGCTCCAAAACTTGCTTTCCTGGATGATCAATGGTTTCGTCGTCGTTTCCACATGCGGAAATCATTGTTTTTGCGCATTGTGGAGGGAGTGGAGGCACACGACGACTACTTCAAGCTCAGAAGGGATTGTTGCGGCCAACTCTCTTTCTCGGCCAAGCTGAAGTGCACGGCTGCTCTGATGATGCTTGCACTTGTTACTGCTGCAGATGCCGTTGGTGAGATGGTCAGGATGGGAGAGAGCACGAGCTTGAAGATTACTGTCAAGTTTGCCCGCATCATGGTCGAGGTGTTTGGACCTGAGTATCTCAGAGAACCAAATGAGCAGGATACAAAGAAGCTGTTGGCTATTGGAGAGGCAAGGGGGTTTCCAGGAATGCTCGGATcaattgattgcatgcattggcaATGGAAGAACTGCACCAAACGTCTGCGGGGAATGTATCAAGGTGTTAGGGCATATTTCCCCcttagtggttttggtgattgatgacaatgcatttgcgggctactcgtgtgcattgagcatttcagataatTTATCTTATGGCACAAGACGATTTGAACCCCTCTGGATATTTATGAAGACGGTGTTTTCTTGCGTTTCTTTTTTGATGGACTTGAGTCGTAggaacaccgtactattaagagggggtctgctttgaaaaggtttgggtggaattaACACGTACACTTTATCCTTGCACCCTCGCTCTTTCCCGACAATTGAGCTTGTCCCTCCTTTGTGTTTGAACTTTGTCAGAACGagctaagcggtagtaccgctttgcacaatggtagtaccgctccggcggtaCTGCCGCTGTGCAGTACGGCTCCTACTTCCTCCTAATTTTTGGGTTCTGTAAACAGGCGGTAGTAGAGCGGCAGTtcgccacggtagtaccgctcctgcgGTACTACTGGGCTAACTGCATCTCAACTACCACGGGTTTACTAGACACCCACAGGCTAAGCGAAAGTACCGCTGCTAGCCACGGTAGTACCTCTCCATCGGAACTACCGTTGGCTAGTACCGCGGGGAGTACCGCTTATTTTCCTCGTTCTGGACTGTTCTATTCCATGGGTCGAGCGGCAGTTcaaggcggtagtaccgcctccGACGGCACTACCGCCCTGCCCTCCTCTACTACCGCGGGTACCTGCTGCAGTTCAACACCtcgtggtagtaccgctccggcggcaCTACCGTCCCCCTGACTTACTCAGGTTGAACTACGTAGCCGTCACTTCCGTGCCAGCGGAAGTATCgctcaccccagcggtactaccgcttatgcaTGGGCCGAACACCCATATGTCCCACTTCATCAGAGGGCTTGCACTTATCTCTCCACTTGCTCCGAAGCTTGACCAGTCATCATACTTCTCAACAACTTTTTGCAATGGTGAGAAAAAGACTTTTGTCATCCGAAAGTGCCGACGAAAGTACTTCTCTGGATTGGTTGGATTTGGAGCAAAGTAGTCTCTCATGATCTTGGCGTGGCCCTCCACTCTATCACGGGTAATGTGTATGTGGCCAAATTGCGGTCCTCTCCTAGGGCGCCGAATATCATCATTGAAAATCATCCTAAACGGTTTCGAAgtctttgtcttcttcttcctctttggATGACGACGAGTCCTCGAAGACTATCTCCATCAACCTCTTCATTTGCAATTCAAACAGCTTGGTTCAATCCATACAGCTCGGTTAAAAAACAAATGAACGAACAAACTCATCTAGGCAATCGGTGGAACACTTTGCGGTGTGGTGGTGATGCACCGACCATCCGTCGTCGTTTCAGCCAAACCGGCGGGCGGCGAAGCGTGCGAGTGACTTGTAGTGGCGCATAAGCAAGGTCAGATGCGGCGTCGCGAAAGAGGAAGAAAATACGAAGCAATCCGACGAATCAGTTATGGCGACAGTGGCGGCGTTTCACCTCGTTTACGGCGGCGACGATGAGGGCTGAACGGGCTCGGCGTCGGGCAGAAGGGCGGCGAGGGCCAAGGGGGGCGACGAGGTAGCGGCGGGGCCGGCGGGCAGTCGCCGACAAAAGAGGCCGTGGCGGGAGAAGAGGCGAGAGTTTTTCCTCGAAGCGATAGCGGCGGAGTAAATTTAGGGGCGAAATAGACGCCGGAGGATAATATTTTTGCCCGTTATTCGTTCCAGGGGATCGGCTGGATATCagttagaaaagaaaaagaaaaattatcTTTCTCTTACCCCAGATAGGTAGGGGATCGGTTAGAAATGCCATTAGCCCATTCCTGATCGCGATCGCTGCAGGGGCAAGCAAACACACTAGTCATGCACACACCATTGCCGTCCGGTCGGGGGAAAAGATCGCACGCACGCACTGCACGCACCTCCACCGTACTACGTTACGCAGCCGGAGGGACGGGGGTGACGCGCAGGGATCCAACGCCCCTCTCAAAGATCGAGCAAAGAAATCAGTCGCCGCTAGCAGTGCGTGCCGGTGCCGTAGATGGCGCCCTCGATCGTCCTGAGATCCCGAGCTCGAGACAGAATAGAGTAGTCGTACTACTAGCTAGCTCCGTGTCAACTCCGGTTGTGCAGAGCGAGGAGCGCCATGTGCGCGCGGTCCCTGGGAACCGTGTGTCGCTGGAGGCCAATGCCGGTCAATGCTCACTTCTACGTACTCTACTTGCTGGTGGAGACACTGGTATTGGTACAGGCCTCGAAGATGCTAAACTCGGATCCAAACCACTACTACTAGCTCAAAATCTATTATGCACGCTCAAGGATGCAGACTTTCCACCCAAGGATCCAATGAATCGTCGAAAGTTGGCAGTAATGCATCTCCCAGATTAGATCCCCCGTCCAATGTGCATTTCTATTTTTTTTTTAGAAGTTAATGTTCATTTCTATTGATACACCATGCATGTGCACGTGCAGCCCCCCGGCCGGCTCCTTCATTTCCTCGCGCCTAGATTCGGTCGATCGATCATTGACATGGTTAATGCGGAGCATCTCTCAAGTCAGAGCTCTGAGCTCTCAGATCACCACGTATGCCGGCCAGCGATACGCAAATCACATGGATGAATTCCCATTTCGAGATTCCCCGCGCTTAAGTTAGTCACAGTGGACTCCGAGACCTCAACTCCGTCGGGGACACGTATACGAGAGCgagcgtgcgtgcgtgcgtgacTCGTGGGTGACCATGGAGAAGACGACGGCCGCGCACGGCGGGGGCGCCCGCTGGCTGCCCCGCCTCGTCCTGCTCGCCATCCTGTCCGCCACGCCGTGGCTCCTCATTGTCTACTGCCACCGCGCGGCGCCCGTCAGGGCGCCCCGCCAGTCGCTCGTCACCGCCGCCCCCGCGTCCGGCCGCGAGGACGGCGCCCCGCCGCGCTTCCCATCCGTCCAGGAGCAGCAGGTCAAGAAGCTCCTGATCGCCTCCGCGGCCGGGGGCGAGGTGCGCCGGAGCAGTGACGTTGGCGTCGCCGGGGAGGACGCGTGCCGCGGGCGGTACCTGTACGTCCACGACCTGCCTCCGCAGTTCAACGCCGACGTCCTCGCCGACTGCAAGCACTGGTACCCGTGGATCGACATGTGCCAGTACCTCGTCAACGGCGGCCTCGGCGCGCCCCTGGAAAACGCGGACGGCGTGTTCGCCGACGAGGGGTGGTACGCCACCGACCACTTCGGCCTCGACGTCATCTTCCACGCTCGCGTCCGGCAGTACGACTGCCTCACCGACgactcctcccgcgccgccgccgtcttcGTGCCGTTCTACGCTGGGTTTGACGTCGTGCGGAACCTGTGGAGCAACAACGCCACGGCCAAGGACGCCGCGGCGGTCGAGCTCGTCGACTGGCTGACGCGGCGGCCCGAGTGGCGCGCCATGGGCGGGCGCGACCACTTCTTCATGTCCGGGAGGACGGCGTGGGACCACCAGCGGCAGACGGACAGCGACTCGGAGTGGGGCAACAAGCTGCTCCGTTTGCCGGCGGTGTGGAACATGACGGTGCTGTTCGTCGAGAAGGTGCCGTGGACGGACTTCGACTTCGCCGTGCCGTACCCGACCTACTTCCACCCGGCCAAGGACGCGGACGTCCTCCAGTGGCAGCAGCGGATGCGAGGCATGAAGCGGGAGTTCCTCTTCTCCTTCGCCGGCGGCGAGCGTCCCGGCGATCCGAACTCCATCCGGCACCACCTCATCCGGGAGTGCGGCGCCTCCAGCTTCTGCAACCTGGTTCAGTGCCGGAAGAGCGAGAAGAACTGCCTCGTGCCCAGCACCTTCATGCGCGTCTTCCAAGGGGCGCGCTTCTGCCTGCAGCCGCCGGGCGACACGTACACACGGCGGTCGGCGTTCGACGCCATCCTCGCCGGCTGCGTGCCGGTGTTCTTCCATCCGGACTCCGCGTACAGGCAGTACAGGTGGCACCTCCCCGACGACCGCGACTCCTACTCCGTGTTCATCTCCGAGGAGGACGTGCGGAGCGGCAACGCCAGCAGCGTGGAGGAGACGCTCCGGCGGATCCCGCAGGAGGTGGCGGAGCGGATGACGGAGACGGTGATCGGGCTGATACCGCGGCTGGTGTACGCGGACCCGAGGTCGAAGCTGGAGACGCTCAGGGACGCCGTGGATGTCACGTTGGAGGCGGTCATCGACAGGGTCAGCAAGCTCAGAAAGGAGATGGATCATGGCGATCTGACGCGAACGGCGACGAAGGTTTCTAGCAAAGTCAAGGCAGATAATTAGTAGGGAGGATAATCGATGGTGCAACGCAGCGATGCATTGTGACAGAACATGTTGAGCTCGTTTGTACTAAAAGTCTAGAAATCATTGTGTTTTTAGTGGTTGAAATGAAATATTTGATACCGGTTCGTAGTTTCAGCTTTCAAGCTACAATTcaaacttatgcatgcatgcctTGAGGGTTTTTTTTGTTGTTGAGGAAAACGCATGGCTTGAGGTTAACAGCGAATAAAGGGACCTGCCAGAAAAAAAATCACGCGCGCGAGAGCTGTGATTCGAAATCGAGCTGGGACCAACGCCGTCGACGCATGACGACCGCTACGCTAGAGCATTTTCGTTGTTGAACTGCAGGCAATATATTTTATATGATGACGTCATACGTTCCGCTTTTTCAGGTGctattctttctttctttttttattatCCGTAGCAAGGCGCATTCTCTAAAAATTGATGGCGAAACATAGATAGTTTATTCCATTTTTTACCATCATTACTACAAGATATGAAGTACAGTTTATTAAAAACTGTACTTTTACTTCTCCATTTGCTTTGGATTTTTCATTGTAAACGTCGGTAGAAAATTTAGAGAAACTCACAGCAAGCTGTATTTTCTAACTGCAAGAGGTTCTATTTCCATGTTGACTGAGTACTTTATATATATAAATTTGCATAAAAAATATTATATACTCAATCAATCCACAGTGGGTAGATGCACTATATGCAAAGCTTGGTCCATGTATACATTTTTGTAGAGCCTCGCGATGTGCAAGTCGCCTCATTAAGAATTACAATTTCTGAAGcggcagaaaacaaaaatttgtTTGACATATAATTTCTTATTTATTTCTGCACGCACAATATTAATTATCTAGTATTTCAAGCTTTTATGTCGTATTTCCTCCTTCCTTCATTATTTTTAAATAAAACATTTTGTCTATCTCAGGTGCTAATTTTATACAGTGAAAAAAATACAATGATCGTATTTAAATATACGATGAACATTTTTATGTATTCTCACAATGAACTTTTTTCGCATTATAACATTCATCGTCTTACTAAAATATTAGATACACCCGAAGAAATATTCAGAATGTTACAATGTTCAGCGCAAAGTTCTTATTATTATATATAAACTTGTATATATGATGAACTTTTAACATATAATGTGTATAAGTTTTTCAATATACGATAGGCACATTGCGTACGGGTGAAGAATACCCACGATTTGCAAAAACATAAAAGAAATCCGAAAAAAAACTATACAATAAAACGGAACGTCCAGAGTAATAATAGTACAAGCGACGGTTGCCTCAACCTGACGCCAACAGTGCAGTGGCGTAGTGGTCGTCGCGCTCGTACAGAGTACGCGCCAGCTTGCTTTCGAATCCTGGCAGGCTCGGCCACGCGCGATTAAATAAAAAGTGTGGGTGTTTTTTGCAAAAAGAACATGCCACGTCATCCCTGACAAGCGGCCCCCAATGGTCAGATACAGTGTCAATACACCTTTATACACGGTTTAGACCAATATGTAACAAAATGCGCCAAACATGGTACTGACGTGTAAAAAAACCGAATAGTGGTACTGATCCGTCACGCCTACCCTAAATGTGATACTTCTCTGCAATTAACTCTCATCTGTCAGAAATGCCTTTGCTTCATGGAGATCGTTCTTTTTTAGCAAGGGCTTCATGGGGATTGTTCTTTTTTAGCAAGGGCTTCATGGAGCTTTTTTTTTTCTTAAGAAAAATGTTCAGTGtttcaaaaatcctgaaaaaaaTACACACTATCATACGGATGTATACTGCATGTGTGTAAATTTCCAAGACGAAATGCATTGACACGCGAACTATACACAAAAAAGGTGATTCTGAAAACAGTTAGCACTGTTCACTATATATATTTTTTCAATATAAACCAACGATTTTCACTTTCTTCGTAGCTCATGATCAATGTATTTTCTGATGAAAattttcacatgtactccctccatctctAAATATAAGtgtttttagagatttcaatacaaactacatacagatgtatatagacatattttagattGTAGACTCACccttttgctccgtatgtagtcccttattgaaatctctaaaagaacttatatttaggaatgaagggagtagTATACATCCATACATCATTGTGGAAAAAACATTCAAAGGGCCCCATGATGACCGAGCACCAAAACGCTGAGCTCCGAGACATACCGTCCAGTAGTGAACCAACACAAAACAATGCATTTGCTAGATTGGATTTGCTGGTTCACAATTCAATGTCATGATAAACTTTAAAATAAGAAAACAATCTAATGTAACAGCCTAAATCAAAACACAACACAAATCGTAATGCAACGGTGGATGATGGATCTATGCAAGGTATTATCTCATGCATGATAGAATATAATTTTCTCTTTCCTACTTAAAAAGACGGTAGGTTATGTTGTCTGCTCGTCCTTCGTCAAACTTTACACACGTTTCCCCCCTTCATCTTCCCGTTTTGCCATTTTCCTCCCATTTCCATTTAAGCAGTTTTTCCTAAAAACCATCTCAATTGCCTCATATGTTATTGACGTGCCAAATAAAACTATGTTTActtttttttgagagagaactATACTATATTTACTTTGGCAAACCAATAAGTGTGTGCCAAACAAAGCATTTACGAAATGAAGTTTTATATTTTGCATAATCACGTTATTGGGCGGGTAAATCATGGACTAACGTCTTAGAGTATTACTGTGCAAGTATCAACCGCCGGTTGGAGAAAAGAGTGCTCATGCGCCGCCGGCCGTGGGCTGCAGCCCGGTCTCAAGCAGAGCTGCCCCCGCTCGATCCCTCCTTGTGTTCTTGTATTTTCTCTCGCTCGAACAACCACCCAAAACCGTTGACCAAGCCGTCGACCATTCACTTTTCAAGGAAAGTTCTACAAAAAATCATGAATTCGTTTTTTGTGAATATACAAAAAAATATTCATAAATTTTAAAAATTGTTCGCGCTTTTGAAAAATGTACACATTTATTTAAAAAACTaacaaatttgaaaaatgttcctGGACATGGAAAAGGTTCACCGATTTGGAAAAATTTCACAGATTTGAGAATGTTCATGAATTGAAAAAATATCACGGATTCGAGGCATGTTAAtggttttgaaaaagttcattgaGTTTTGAAAACTGAATTTGAAAAAATTACGAATTTAAAAAGGTTCATGAATTCAGAAAATTTCACAAAGTTCATAAAAGTTCACATTTTTAAAAAAGTACATggatttggaaaaagttcatgaatttgaataaaaagagTTTTTGAATCCGGAAAAAGTTCATGGACTTTTAAAATTTTCTTGGGTATGAAAAGGTTCACGAATTGTGGATTTTTATGAAAGTTTAAaattgaaaactaaaataaaaaaagaaaaagttCTAAAATTGTGGGAAAATGTTTATGGCAAattaaataaaaaaataaagcaaaacaaAAAAGAAATAGGAATAATAGGCAAAAAGTGAAAAAGCAGAACAAACAATCAGTGGGAAGCTTCCCTAAAGCGGCCAGAGATCTTTTTTTAGACATAGCGGCCAGAGAGCTAAAAGAAACATTAGCGATTCGTGTTATATAGGCCAGCCCAGTTATCACGACGGGTGTGTTTGTGTTCTGTTGCATACGGTTATATAAGTAACTGGCGCCTTGAACGGCTAATAGGAATCATGCAACATTTCCTACTTGGCGTCTtcagccccaattttttttgagCCAATTCAAACCTAATTAATGCTTCAAAGTACGCAGCCATCAGCACATTTTGTATATTGGATTTCTAAAGCAGTTTCTGACTTGGTTTTCTTAGCCTGTCTGGTTTTGGGAAGCTTCCAGCCCGGTTTTTCAGAAGTTTTTTCCGTTAC
This genomic window from Aegilops tauschii subsp. strangulata cultivar AL8/78 chromosome 4, Aet v6.0, whole genome shotgun sequence contains:
- the LOC109766989 gene encoding xyloglucan galactosyltransferase KATAMARI1 homolog, producing the protein MKGPDKRSSTQASAAFQSLRLVFVLATVMWASFLYYHFTVLSAGARRATVLDGASADPCRGRYVYVHDLPPRFNADILRGCQNTSDQYRWPDMCGFISNAGLGRALADPLDGDFTGENGWYGTHQFALDAIFHNRMRQYECLTTHSALANAVFVPFYAGFDFVRYHWGYDNATRDAASVELTDWLMRRPEWARMGGRDHFLVAGRTGFDFRRSNNMNPSWGTDLLNMPGGREMSVLVLEVSRVPHSREYAVPYPTYFHPRSDADVRRWQDRVRGLERRSLIAFVGAPRPDNPYNIRQQIIAQCEASDVCRLLGCGFGTSQCHTPGNIMRLFQRATFCLQPPGDSYTRRSAFDSMVAGCIPVFFHPVSAYLQYWWHLPVHHETYSVFIPEDDVRSRNVSIEAVLRAIPPETVERMRDEVIKMIPRLVYADPRSKLETVKDAFDVAVEGIIDKVARARAEAAADESSFSHAMEMFGFRRK
- the LOC109766994 gene encoding uncharacterized protein produces the protein MDSDASSDEEYGTADLDQMIQDEFFDSSDSDEEVDIIMLMSMQEEMDRQVKHILNFKGSIKGRRVINRDRVSGAKLLHKDNFAPKLAFLDDQWFRRRFHMRKSLFLRIVEGVEAHDDYFKLRRDCCGQLSFSAKLKCTAALMMLALVTAADAVGEMVRMGESTSLKITVKFARIMVEVFGPEYLREPNEQDTKKLLAIGEARGFPGMLGSIDCMHWQWKNCTKRLRGMYQGVRAYFPLSGFGD
- the LOC109766998 gene encoding xyloglucan galactosyltransferase KATAMARI1 homolog, encoding MEKTTAAHGGGARWLPRLVLLAILSATPWLLIVYCHRAAPVRAPRQSLVTAAPASGREDGAPPRFPSVQEQQVKKLLIASAAGGEVRRSSDVGVAGEDACRGRYLYVHDLPPQFNADVLADCKHWYPWIDMCQYLVNGGLGAPLENADGVFADEGWYATDHFGLDVIFHARVRQYDCLTDDSSRAAAVFVPFYAGFDVVRNLWSNNATAKDAAAVELVDWLTRRPEWRAMGGRDHFFMSGRTAWDHQRQTDSDSEWGNKLLRLPAVWNMTVLFVEKVPWTDFDFAVPYPTYFHPAKDADVLQWQQRMRGMKREFLFSFAGGERPGDPNSIRHHLIRECGASSFCNLVQCRKSEKNCLVPSTFMRVFQGARFCLQPPGDTYTRRSAFDAILAGCVPVFFHPDSAYRQYRWHLPDDRDSYSVFISEEDVRSGNASSVEETLRRIPQEVAERMTETVIGLIPRLVYADPRSKLETLRDAVDVTLEAVIDRVSKLRKEMDHGDLTRTATKVSSKVKADN